CGAGCAGAACCTCGATCTGGCGCTGGCGGTGGCCGACCGGGTCTGCGTGCTCGACCACGGCGCGCTGGCCTGGGCAGGCGACGCCGCCCACCTGGCCGGGAACCGCGCGCTGGTGCTGGAGTTGCTGGGGGTGTAGGGGACGGGCCGCCAGGGCCTGCCCAGAACTTTCCTGAACCATCCAAGGGGGTCGGCCGCTTCCATTGTCCCCCGGACACGACCTGGGCCGCGCCGCTCACCTTGAGGGCGGTCTGGTCATCGATAGCGTACCCCCTTCCTTCACGCCAGCGGCCCACCGTTCGGCGTGGGCCCGCGTGTTCCCCGGCAACAGCGCGTGATCCAGGTGGGGGAAGATCGACCCCGCCCAGCGCGCATCGCCTCCGGTGAGCGGGATCCAGCCGACGACCTCCTTGCCGATCCGTGGGGTCTTCACCACACTGCCGGCGCTCAGCCCCACCCAGACGGTCTCGCGCAGCGAGGGCAGGCGGCACCAGTCTATCCCTCAGTGGTTCCTTTTCGGAAACCATGCCACCAAAATGAAACCTCTTCACAAAGTGAATCGCCGCTGGTAGCGTGATTTTCCGGAGATTGACGCTCAGGTGGGCGGTCGTCCACCGCTGGAGGCACCCATGAACGAACTGGTTTTGACCTATGGAGCAGGGGGAACGCAGGGCGCGCCGGTGGCGCACGGTCTGCTGGCGGCGGGCTACCGCGTGCGGGCGCTGGTGCGCGACGTGCAGAAGAACCGCGCCCTGCAGGAGGCGGGCGCCGAGGTGGTGGCCGGCGATCTGGCTGACCCCGAGAGCGTGCGCCGCGCCACCGAGGGCGTGGAGCGGGTCTTCCTGATGCTGCCCTTCACGGGCGGCGGCAATCCGCTCGACTACGCGCACAACGCCATCTCGGCGGCGCGTGAGGCCGGCGTGAAGCTGCTGGTGCTCAACACCAGCGGGCAGACGCCCCGGCAGAGCACCGGCCTGCCCATGCTGGACTACCGCATCCACCTCGAACAGGGGCTGCGGGAGAGCGGCGTGCCCAGCATCGTCCTGCGCCCCTACGCGTATATGGAAAACCTGCTGGGGCCGTGGGTCTTGCCCCGCCTGCAGCAGGAGGGCGTGCTGGCCTACCCGACCGAGGCAGAGCGGCCCATCTCGTGGATCGCCGCGCAGGATCTGGGCCGCTTCGCGGTGGCCGCCCTCGGGCGCCCGGAGCTGGCCGGTCAGGCCTTCGACCTGGGCGGGCCCCAGGCGTTGACCGGCCCGGAGATGGCGCAGGCCTTCACGCGCGCCCTGGGCCGCGACATCCGCTACCAGGCCATCTCGCCCGAGGAATTCGGGGCCATCATGGGCCGCATGATGGGCCCGGAAGCGGAGGCCGGCATCGTCGCCGCCTACCGCGCCTCGGCCGCCGCACCCCTGGACGCCATGGTGGTCGACATGGCCGGGGTGCTCGGGGCGCTGCCCGTGCCCCAGACCCCGCTGGAGGACTGGGTACGCCAGCACGCGGCGCTGTTCGGGGGCGCGCCGGCGCCGGCCAGCGCGGCCGGCGCGGCGGGATGAGGGCGGCCCGCTTCCACCGCTTCGGCGATCCGGGCGTGCTGCAGCTCGACGAGGTCGCCTGGCCCGCGCCCCGGCGCGACGAGGTGCTGATCCGCGTGCATGCGTCGAGCATCAACGGCACCGACCTGAACCTGCGGGGCGGCGGCCTGGGCCTCCTGATGGCCAGCCAGCTGCCCTTCACTCCGGGCTTCGACGTGGCCGGCGAGGTGGTGGGCTGCGGGCCCCAGGTCACCGCCTTCCGGCCGGGCGACCGGGTGTACTCGCTGCTGGGGCACCGGGGCGGCGGCGCGGCCGAGTACGTGGCCGTGCGGCAGTCGCGCGTGGGCATGGCGCCCCAGGGCACCGATCTGGTGAGCGCCGCCGCCGTGCCGCTTTCGGGCCTGACCGCGCTGCAGGCCCTGCGAGGCGAGGGGCGGCTGCAGCCCGGCCGGACGGGCGTGCGGGTGCTGGTCTACGGCGCCTCGGGCGGTATCGGGGCCTTCGCCGTGCAGCTCGCGCGCATCCTGGGCGCGCACGTGACCGGGGTGGCCCGGCCCGCCAAGCTGGACTACGTGCGCTCCCTGGGGGCCGACGTGGTGCTGTCCACCGAGGAGCTGGACTGGACGGCGGCCCACGAACCCTGGGACGTGATTCTGGATAGCCCGCCGGCGCTGAGCTTCGAACAGGTGCGCCCGGCGCTGGGCGATCAGGGCACGCTGGTGAGCGTGCGCGGCCTCCCCAACCGCCTGTCGGACGCCGCCGCCATGCTGGGGCGCGGCGGGCCCCGCTTCGCCTCCGTCAGAACCGCCGAGCGCGGCCTCGACCTGGCCTTCCTGAGCCGGCTGATCGAGAGCGGTGAGCTGAAGATTCCGGTCGACCGGGTCTTCGCGCTGGACGACATCCAGGCCGCCCACCGCTACGCCGAGGGCACAGAGGTGCGCGGCAAGGTCGTGGTGTCGGTGGTGGAGGGCGGGGGCAGCTGAAGCCGTCCCGGCCTGACCCGCCTCAGGGCAGCGTGTTCCCGGCCGCGAGCAGGATGGCGTACCACTCCTCCCGCGTCAGGTGAACCTCGCTGGCCCGGCAGCAGTCCTGCAGGCGCTGGACGGTGGTGGTGCCGGTCACCGGCTGCATCTTCGCCGGATGGCGCAGCAGCCAGGCCAGGGCGATGGTCGTGTTGCTGACCCCGTACTTCGCCGCGATCTCATCGATCTTGGCGTTCAGCTCGGGGAATTTCGGGTTGTCCAGGAAGACCCCCTCGAAGAAGCCGAACTGGAAGGGCGACCAGGGCTGGATGGTGAGGTCGTGCAGCCGGCAGTAGTCCAGGACGCCGCCGTCGCGGTCGACCGCCTGGGCGTTTTCCATATTCACGTTGAACCCGCGCGTGATCATGGTGGCGTTGGTGATGCTGAGCTGCAGCTGGTTGGCGACCAGGGGCTGCCTGACCGACTGCTTCAGCAGCTCGATCTGCATCGGTGTCTGGTTGGACACGCCGAAATGGCGCACCTTGCCGGCACGTTCCAGCTCGTCGAAGGCGGCGGCCACCTCGTCGGGCTCCACCAGCGCGTCGGGGCGGTGCAGCAGCAGGACGTCCAGGTACTCGGTCTTCAGGCGCCTGAGGATGCCGTCCACCGAGGCCAGGATGTGCTCGCGCGAGAAGTCGAACATGCCGGGACGGATGCCGCACTTGGACTGCAGGATCAGGCCCTCGCGCACCGAGGCACTCATGTGAACGGCGTCGGCGAAGATCTCCTCGCACTGTCCCTGGCCATAGATGTCGGCGTGGTCGAAGAAATTCGCGCCCTGCTCCAGCGCGGCCCCCACGAAGCGTTCGGCCGCCGTCATGTCCAGCGCATTGATCCGCATACAGCCGACGGCCACCACCGGCACGTCCAGTTGAGAGCTGCCAAGTTTCATGGTTCGCATAGGGCTGTCCTCCTGACCGGGTGGGGCGGGCAGGAGATGGCGCTGCCCGGCCCCGGGAGGCGCAGCATAGCAATCCGCTCGGCGCACGGCGCGTTTGGCTCGGCCCGCCCCCCCCGGGCAGACGCAGCCCACCCTCGAGCGGCCACCCTCGGGGCTGTCTACAGCAGGGTGTGCGGTTCGTGCCGTCTCAGGTTGTGGGCTAGCGGATCGTCGATGACGGCGCCGACAGGTCGAACACGCTCAGACCTCCAGTCCGGGTGGCCTGGGCTGGCCTGGCCACCGTGTAAAGCACCAGACCTGGCTGCAGGGCGTTCGCTTTCACCGGGTTTGACGCTGGCCCAACCGCCGCCGTCTGGGGAAGCGCCGCGGTCACTGGAGGCGCTGGCCTGAGGGCCTGGACACGGGCCGCCGCCTGAGCAGCGGTGCGGATCGGCGCCCTGGGGGCTTCATAAGGGGCGGGAAGGGGTACGGTGGCGACTGGCGCCCCGGACGTTCCGGATCGAACTGCCACTGCGGCAGTCGCGGGCCGAGGGCGGGGGCTGGTCGGCTGCTGGTAGGCTCCCAGCACCTTCCGGACATAGGCCTGGGTCTCGGCGTAGGGAGGAATGCCGCGGTACCGCTGCACCGCTCCGGGCCCGGCGTTGTAGGCGGCAATCGCGTGCGTCCAGTTGTGGAACGTGTCCCACATCTGCCTCAGGTATTTGGCCGCGCCGTAGATGTTCTGGTGGGGGTCATGGGCATCGACACCGAGGGCGGCGGCCGTGCGTGGCATCAGCTGCCCCAGGCCCAGGGCACCGACCGGGCTGACGGCCCCGATGCAGAACCGACTTTCCGTCCAGATCAGGGCGGTGAGTAGTCCGGCGTCGAGTCCGAAGGTGCTTGCCGAGCGGGTCACGGTGGCCTGCAGCTCTGCGCTCAACGGCTTGCAGGCGAGAGCCTGCGATGAGGCGGCGCAGATCGTCAGCGGAATGAGGAGGCGGTTCATGGCGCCCAGCGTAGCCACCGGGCCTGCGTCCCCCGGGCATTGCGCCACATGGGGTCAGCCAGCTCCGCTGCTCTGGGCTGGCCGCTTGACCCTCACACGCTGTCAGGCTTCAGAGTGCTGGGTACAGCGCCGAGCCCCCACATCCTCCTGAGGTGACCTATGTTTCCAGCATTCACGGCTGATCCTGCCGCTTGGCACGACGCCACCGAAGCCCACACCTGTCCGGCCACGGCCGAGATCGGGGGCACCGTGACCCTGAGACTGCGAACCCGCCTGCGGCCCCGCCGGGTGCAGGTGCTGGAGCTGCGTCACGGCGAGATCCTGGCCTTCGCCGCCCATCCATGTGAGGCGCCTTACGAGGGCTGGGCCGAGAAGTGGTATGCCTACGACCTCCGGCTCGGCTCCCTGCAGAACCGCTATATCTGGCGACTCGACTTCGAGGAGGACATGCTCTTCGTCTCGACTGCCGGTCTGAAGCCGGTGTGTCCGGGCTACCGTGACTGGTACAGCGTCCTGGCCGACTACCAGCCGCCGGAGTGGGTCTGGGAGAGCGTCTTCTACCAGATCTTTCCCGACCGCTTTCGGCGCGGGGGAAGCCACCCCCGGCCTGAGCCCGGCGCTTACGCCTATCCCCAGCTGCACCCCGAGGTGATAGGGGCCCTCTCGCCGGGCCGCTCCGAGCTGGAGCGCGCGGCGCTGGGGGCCTTCCCCCTGCGCACCCCGGACTGGGACGAACCGCTCTCGATCGCCGAGGATGCCCACACCCTCTACGGCGGCGACCTGGCCGGCGTACAGGATGCCCTGCCGTACCTCGAGGCCCTGGGAATCAACGCCCTGTGGCTCAACCCGATCTTCCGCAGCCCCTCGAGTCACCGCTACGACACCAGCGACTACCGGGAGGTCGATCCCCACCTGGGAGGCGAGGTGGCCTTCGACCACCTGAGCACGGCGCTGCGCAGGCGTGGCATGCGGCTGGTGCTGGACGGCGTCTTCAATCACCTAGGCAATGAACACGCGCTGTTCCAGAGGGCAATGGCCGATCCGCAGGCCCCCGAGCGTGACTATTTCACCTTCCGCGCCGCTTCCCCCGGCCAGCTGCCCTACCACGGCTTTTACGACGTGCCCACCCTGCCCAAGCTCGACTACACCCACGAGGCGGCGTACCGAGAGTTTATCGACGGGCCGGACAGCGTGACCCGGCACTGGCTGCGTCGGGGCATCGACGGCTGGCGGCTCGACGTGGCCCAGGGCATGGGCACGGCCGGTACGGACGGCGGGAACCTGGAGATCCTCCGCCGGCTCAAGCGCGCGGCCCGCGAGGAGAATCCACAGGCCTACGTGCTGGGCGAGCGCTTCTTCGATGCCGAGCACGCCCTGCAGGACGGGCGGGGCGAGGACGGCGTGATGAACTACCACGGCTTCGGCCTGCCGGTGATGACCTGGCTGACGGGCCGCGACAAGGATGGCGAGCCGCAGCGCATCGACACGGAGGCGCTGGTGGCCCACCTGTGGGACGCCTACCGGGTTCTCCCCCTACCGGTGGCCCTGAACCAGTTCAACCTGCTCGAGAGCCACGACATCGCCCGCGCGCTCTACCGTCTGGATGGAAATGCTGAGCGCTACCTGGGCGCGCTGGGCCTGCTGATGGCCTATCCCGGTGCGCCCTGTCTGTACTACGGCAGTGAAATCGGGCTCTCGCAGCCTCACGGCGACTCGATGAACTACGCGCGGGCGACCTTTCCCTGGGAGGAGTCGGCCTGGAACCGGGAACTGCTGGAGGGGGTTCGCCGCCTGGTGCAGCTGCGCCGGTCGCTCCCCGCCCTGCAGCGTGGCAGCCTGCGCTTCGTGGGCGTGGGGGAGCACAGCTTCGCGCTTCTCCGGGAACTGGGCGAGGGGGGCACGCTTTCCCGGGTGATGTGCCTGGTCAGCCGCAGCCCGCAGACCACCACGCTCGATCTCTATCTCCCGCCCGGCGGCTGGCGCGATCTGGAGTCGGGGGAACTGACCGGAGTCCCGGGGGCCGAGGGCAGCACCCGCCTGAGCTGGCAGGGCACGCGGCTGCTGATCTGGGAAAGCCCAGTGGATCAGCTTCACCAGCCCAGTTCCGCGCAGCCCCGCCGGAGACGGGTGATCCTCAATTAGGCTCGACCCACGTGGGACGAACCAAGTGCCAAAACGAATCCGGCGCCGCAGCGAGCTGTCCGGGAGTCGAGGGCGCATGACCGGGTTCGCCCGCCTGCAGCCGACGTCATGGGGGATGAAGGCGTCATGGCTGGACATCACGCTTCCAGGGCCGTCCCCATTCCGCCGCACCACTCCGTCGCTGCACGCCCTCCACGGTGCGCTCCGGCTGGTGGAGTCGGGGCTTGGCCCTGAATCCTATGGGGGAGGTCGCCGAAGGGATGCAGGGGCGATCATGAGCTGCACCTCGGTGCGGTAATGCTCCTTGCGGGGCGTGTCGAGTGGACTCGTCCAGTACAGCTCGCGGTAGTGGGTGCTGAGGGTCAGGTCGGCCTGAGCGGCGTGGTGGAACAGCGACTGCAGGGCCAGATGGATCGGCTCATAGCCGCCCACGTTCAGCGTCGAGAGGGCCTGGTGGGGCTCCGTCCAGCAGAGCTCAAAGCCCTCCGGGGGCTCGGTGGCCCCGACCACCGGCACGCCGAACAGGTGAGGCCGCTCCTCGAAGGGATCGCCCTGCAGCTCCCGGCGGGAGGCCTCCAGGGGATCTCTCGCCGGCAGCAGGTCGTTGCTGGAAAAGCACGGGCCAGCGGCCCTCGCGCCCACCCTGACCAGCGCCTCGCGCAGCCGGCCCAGCGCGAAGGTGCGGGTCTGATCCTTGCGGTGGATGGGGATGCAGAACCTCAGGCAGAGCGCGGTCTGGGCCTCCACACGGACCTCCCGCACCGGGTAGAGCTGGCCCGGACGGGCTTCCATGCTGCGCAGCACCTCCAGACTGTGCTCGTAGACCACGATCTTCTCGGCGATGCGCCCCCGGTGCTCGCCGAGCTGGGCCACGGCGGCCGGTAGATCCGGCTCGTCCAGAAAGCGCCGGATGTCGCGCAGCGGCATGTCCAGATTCCGCAGCAGGCGGATATACACGGCCCGCGTGAACTGATCCGGGTGGTAATAGCGGTATTTCGACTGCGGATCGATGTGGGCCGGCGCGAGCAGCTGCTGAAGCTCGTAGAACCGCAGCATGCGCGCCGACAGGCCGACCATGACCGAGAACCGGCCGATGGTGAGCAGGGAGGCGGGCCTCCGGGCGCTCTCGTTCCACATGGGGATCACCGCCTTCTCGGGGAGCCGGACTGAAAGTGGGTTCTGGATGTCCTATGCCGGTCACTGTACCCCCATCGCTCTCAGGTCACGAGGCGGTGGAGGCGCGGGCATGTCCGGCAGCGCCGGGTCACACGAATTCCGAAGGCCCTCCGTTCGGTGTTCGGAATCAATCCGGGGCGGAGGGACTCGCAGAGCGCCTCAGGAGAGAACCATCCTGTGCTCTCCCGGTAGGGGCGGAACGGAGCGGCAGTCCCTACCGGAGGGCAAGCCAGGCTGAAGCGGCGCCCTCCGTCTCGTCCTGAACGAAGGGCGCGTCCGTGGTGGGATCGTGGCGCAGGCTCGCTGCACCCTGAACGACGGCAGAGCCGGATCACTGCGGGGCCAGATCACTGCCTCGCACGCGCCGCCCTACTTGATGTTGGCCTTGATCTCCTGGGTAGCGCCCGACAGGATGCTGAGGTAGTCCGGCGACGGTTTGCCGGTACTGAGGACGATGGCGCTCGTCCACGGCCCCCACACCGCGCCCATCTGCGGCACGTTGGGCATGGGCACCCCGGCAGCGATGTTTTTGCTGAAGCCGCTGACGACCACATCGTTTCTGAGCTGCGCGACGGCCGCGGCGCTGATCGGAATCCGTCCGCCTGCCCGGTTGAAGGCCACCTGACTGTCCGGGCTGATGATGAATCTGGCGAAGCGGGCGGCGGCCGCCTTGTTCTTGGAGTAGCTGTTCATCAGCACGCCCTGCACGCCGACGAAGGGGCTCCACTTGCCGGTGGCGCCGGGAGGGGTCGGGAAGGCAGCAATGCCGTAGTCGATGCCGGCCTTCTTGATGTCGCCCATGTCCCAGGGGCCGGTGAGCAGCATCGCCAGGCGGCCGTCCACGAACGCGCTCTTGGCGCCGCCGCCGTCCACTCCCTCGGGTACCAGCTTGTACTTGTAGCGCAGGTCGTTCAGAAAGCCCATAGCCTTGGCCACGCCGGCGTTGCCCACCCCCAGATCCCGGACATCCAGGGTGCCCCCGTTGTTCTTGAACACGTAGCCGCCGTAGGCGCTGATGACCCCGTACTGCGCGTACACGTCGCCCAGGTTGGCGAGGTAGCCGTAGGTGCCCTTTTTCTCGTCGGTCAGGCGGGTTGCGGCGGCCAGAAAGCCGGCCCAGTCGCTTGGCACCTTCTGGATGAGTTTCTTGTTGTAGACCACGGCGACCGCCTCGGCGAACATGGGCAGCCCGAACAGCTTGCCCTGGTAGGTCATGGCGCTCAGGGCCGTGCGGTTGATGTCCCCGCGGGCACCGACGTACCTGTCCATGGGTTCGAGCACTCCCGCCGCCGCCATCTCTCCCAGCTGGTCGTGGGGCAGGGACAGCACCAGGTCGGCGCCCTCCCCGCGTGGGGCCCCCAGGATCAGCTTCTGTTTGATGTCACCGAAGGGCACATTGATGATCTCGACGGCGTCCTGCTGCTCCTGGGCGCTGTATTTGCCGGCCACGTCTTTGAGCCAGGCCAGTTCCGGGCCGTTAAAGTGAGTCCAGACCGTGAGCTTGGCGGCTTGAGCGCTGGAGAGGCTGAGGGCCAGGGCGAGCAGAGCAGTGGGCTTGTGCATGGGGCATCCTTTGAACGCGGGAGGGCTCGGGCAGGCAGGCGACCGGTTCAAAACGGCACGGCAGACAGCCACCTCATCCCATACGGGAACGTCGGGCGTGAGCAGCGGGCGCTGAGGCTGGTTTGAACTTGGATTGACGCTAAACCCTCACATTGTGTCAGTGTCAAGCAAGCTGACATCCGGCTGAATCAGGAGATGGAGTTGAGCGTCCTGCCGGAACGTCTGGCTGCAGCATCTGGGACGCTCAGGGATCGCCGGGAGGAAGACCACCTGGACAGAGTTCCTGCCGACCTGCACTCCCCATGCGGGCCCCAGGACACGCGATTGTTTGTGCCGGCCAGCCCAGGGCGGAACAGCGCCGCACCCCGGGGTGAGACTTTTACGGGCGCTTCTCAGCGGGCTGGGTAGGGTCTGGACAGGTCTACACAGGGGCGAGATCCGGGACGCCGGAGATCACTGGGCGCCGCTGCAGCGGGCGCGCCCCCCCACGCCGTTCGGGCCTGCCGATCCGTCCTTTCCCCCTTCCATTCCAAGGAGAACTGCCATGATCAAGACCGCGATTCGTGTCTTTCTATGCTCCAGCCTGCTGCTCGGCGCCGCCTCGGCCCAGACCTTCAGGTCGCCCACCCGCACCACGGCTGACCGCAGCGCAGAGCGCATGGCCCGCCCCGTCCGTCCTCCCCGGCCTACTCCGGCGCCCGGCACCAGCGTGAACGTGCGGATCGACTGCGAAAACGGTCTGTGCCGCGTCTACAACAACGGCGATCTGCTGGGCATCTACCGGGGCGACAACTCCAGCGTGGAGACGGTCTCGGTCAATGGCGTCAGCGTGACCCAAATCTACATCGACGGCCAGCTGGTCAAGCAGTTCTAATCAGGACACCCCTCCGGGAGGCGGTGTCCGGACAACCACCATGCCCAGAGCCCTGGTTGTCCGGACACCGAACGGGGCGGTGTGAGCAGGAAAAGAGATCAGTCGAAGGTGCGGTGCGGGGAGCGTGGTCTCTCCGCACCTTTGTCATGGGTTGGAAGGCGTCATCGTTGCTGCTGTGGACGACTGGACTTGCCGCGGTGAGCCGTACCGCCGGGGCGAGCTGGACACGGCCGCCGAGGCCGCCTGCACGCCCCTTTCCAGGCACGCCTCCAGCGTCCGTCCCTGCAGCACGCTCCACAGGTAGGCGGCGTTGAAGGTGTCGCCAGCGCCGATGGTGTCGACGACCCGCACCGGGGGCGCGCTCACCTGCCCATGTTCGGTTTCCCTCCAGGCGACGGCCCCGTCCGGGCCACGTTTGATCACCAGGGTCGCCGTGAGCGGCAGCTGGCCGCGCAGCCAGTCGGCGGCCTCATCCCCTGTTCTCCCGCTCAGGCCCTGCGCCTCGGCCGCGTTCACCAGCAGGTGGTCGCACGCCGGCAACCAGCCCGCCACCTCGGCGCGCACGGCCGGTGTCCAGCCCTCCGGGGGCCAGCCGGGATCGAGGGCAGTTCGCAGGCCGTGGGCGTGGGCGGCGGCCAGGATGCCCGCCTGGGCCCGGCGCAGCTCCGGAGACAGGAAAGTGCCCACCAGCAGCAGCAGGCTTCCGGCCGGGGCCAGCGCAATCTCGCCCAGCACCGGCCCGGCGCCGTCGTCTTCGAGGTGGCCCAGGTGGGTGAAAAACGTCCGTTCCCCGTCCGGGTGGGTCAGCCCGACCGAGATGGCGGTGGGCCGCTCCGATCGTGTCCAGCGGGCCGGGATGCCCGAGAAGGCGGCCTGCAGCCAGTCGCCCAGTGGCCCGCTGCCGCGGCTGGCGACCAGGGTGGAGGGGGCGCCCAGGGCCTGCAGCGCCAGCGCCGTGTTGCCGGCGGCCCCGCCCGGGCGCAGGTCGTGGTGGGGCACCACCGCCTCCGTGCCGGGCGTGGGCCAGGGCGTCTGGGGCCCGAGGATCAGGTCGACGTTCACGTTGCCGGCCACGATGATGTGGGGTACAGGAGTCTCAGCGCTCAAGGGTCACCTTGCGGGCGTGGCGCGGCTTGCCGACCTGGCGAACCCGGTCCGACGCGAAGTCGAGCAGCAGGCGCTGCAGGGGAAACACGGCGTTCAGAACTGCCGCCAGACCGCGCCCAGGCGCCAAGGCCAGCCAGACCGTGCCCGGCACGGCCTCGCCGCCCGCGCAGTCGAGCACGACCGGGCGCAGGCCCGCCTCCACGCACTGCCGGGCCAGCGTGTCGGTCAGGTCGGCGCTGGGGCCTCCGGTGCGCAGGAGCACCACGCCCAGGCCGGGCCGCAGCAGTTCGATGGGGCCGTGGCGGAACTGCCCGCCCTCGAAACCCAGCGCCGGCACCCGCGCGAGTTCGGCCGCGTGCAGGGCGCAGACCTCGGCCAGTCCGGTCAGCTCGGCCCGCCCCACGAACACCAGGGTGTCGGCGCTTCTCAGAGTGTCCAGGGCCGGGGTCAGGTCGAGGGTGTCCGGGCTTTCCAGAGCGGCGCGAACGCTGCCGCTCTCCTGGCCCAGCGCCTCCAGCACGGCCGCGTGCAGGGCCACGCTGAGCACCAGGCTGCGGGTGGCCGCGAAGCCGCGTTCGGCGCCGCCGGGCCCGATCAGGCAGGGCAGGGCCTGGGCCAGCGGGCTGTGGGGGTCGAGGGTCAGGCCGAAGCG
The sequence above is drawn from the Deinococcus koreensis genome and encodes:
- a CDS encoding SDR family oxidoreductase, which gives rise to MNELVLTYGAGGTQGAPVAHGLLAAGYRVRALVRDVQKNRALQEAGAEVVAGDLADPESVRRATEGVERVFLMLPFTGGGNPLDYAHNAISAAREAGVKLLVLNTSGQTPRQSTGLPMLDYRIHLEQGLRESGVPSIVLRPYAYMENLLGPWVLPRLQQEGVLAYPTEAERPISWIAAQDLGRFAVAALGRPELAGQAFDLGGPQALTGPEMAQAFTRALGRDIRYQAISPEEFGAIMGRMMGPEAEAGIVAAYRASAAAPLDAMVVDMAGVLGALPVPQTPLEDWVRQHAALFGGAPAPASAAGAAG
- a CDS encoding NADP-dependent oxidoreductase, producing MRAARFHRFGDPGVLQLDEVAWPAPRRDEVLIRVHASSINGTDLNLRGGGLGLLMASQLPFTPGFDVAGEVVGCGPQVTAFRPGDRVYSLLGHRGGGAAEYVAVRQSRVGMAPQGTDLVSAAAVPLSGLTALQALRGEGRLQPGRTGVRVLVYGASGGIGAFAVQLARILGAHVTGVARPAKLDYVRSLGADVVLSTEELDWTAAHEPWDVILDSPPALSFEQVRPALGDQGTLVSVRGLPNRLSDAAAMLGRGGPRFASVRTAERGLDLAFLSRLIESGELKIPVDRVFALDDIQAAHRYAEGTEVRGKVVVSVVEGGGS
- a CDS encoding aldo/keto reductase, with amino-acid sequence MRTMKLGSSQLDVPVVAVGCMRINALDMTAAERFVGAALEQGANFFDHADIYGQGQCEEIFADAVHMSASVREGLILQSKCGIRPGMFDFSREHILASVDGILRRLKTEYLDVLLLHRPDALVEPDEVAAAFDELERAGKVRHFGVSNQTPMQIELLKQSVRQPLVANQLQLSITNATMITRGFNVNMENAQAVDRDGGVLDYCRLHDLTIQPWSPFQFGFFEGVFLDNPKFPELNAKIDEIAAKYGVSNTTIALAWLLRHPAKMQPVTGTTTVQRLQDCCRASEVHLTREEWYAILLAAGNTLP
- a CDS encoding lytic transglycosylase domain-containing protein, whose product is MNRLLIPLTICAASSQALACKPLSAELQATVTRSASTFGLDAGLLTALIWTESRFCIGAVSPVGALGLGQLMPRTAAALGVDAHDPHQNIYGAAKYLRQMWDTFHNWTHAIAAYNAGPGAVQRYRGIPPYAETQAYVRKVLGAYQQPTSPRPRPATAAVAVRSGTSGAPVATVPLPAPYEAPRAPIRTAAQAAARVQALRPAPPVTAALPQTAAVGPASNPVKANALQPGLVLYTVARPAQATRTGGLSVFDLSAPSSTIR
- a CDS encoding alpha-amylase family glycosyl hydrolase — translated: MFPAFTADPAAWHDATEAHTCPATAEIGGTVTLRLRTRLRPRRVQVLELRHGEILAFAAHPCEAPYEGWAEKWYAYDLRLGSLQNRYIWRLDFEEDMLFVSTAGLKPVCPGYRDWYSVLADYQPPEWVWESVFYQIFPDRFRRGGSHPRPEPGAYAYPQLHPEVIGALSPGRSELERAALGAFPLRTPDWDEPLSIAEDAHTLYGGDLAGVQDALPYLEALGINALWLNPIFRSPSSHRYDTSDYREVDPHLGGEVAFDHLSTALRRRGMRLVLDGVFNHLGNEHALFQRAMADPQAPERDYFTFRAASPGQLPYHGFYDVPTLPKLDYTHEAAYREFIDGPDSVTRHWLRRGIDGWRLDVAQGMGTAGTDGGNLEILRRLKRAAREENPQAYVLGERFFDAEHALQDGRGEDGVMNYHGFGLPVMTWLTGRDKDGEPQRIDTEALVAHLWDAYRVLPLPVALNQFNLLESHDIARALYRLDGNAERYLGALGLLMAYPGAPCLYYGSEIGLSQPHGDSMNYARATFPWEESAWNRELLEGVRRLVQLRRSLPALQRGSLRFVGVGEHSFALLRELGEGGTLSRVMCLVSRSPQTTTLDLYLPPGGWRDLESGELTGVPGAEGSTRLSWQGTRLLIWESPVDQLHQPSSAQPRRRRVILN
- a CDS encoding MerR family transcriptional regulator, which codes for MWNESARRPASLLTIGRFSVMVGLSARMLRFYELQQLLAPAHIDPQSKYRYYHPDQFTRAVYIRLLRNLDMPLRDIRRFLDEPDLPAAVAQLGEHRGRIAEKIVVYEHSLEVLRSMEARPGQLYPVREVRVEAQTALCLRFCIPIHRKDQTRTFALGRLREALVRVGARAAGPCFSSNDLLPARDPLEASRRELQGDPFEERPHLFGVPVVGATEPPEGFELCWTEPHQALSTLNVGGYEPIHLALQSLFHHAAQADLTLSTHYRELYWTSPLDTPRKEHYRTEVQLMIAPASLRRPPP
- a CDS encoding maltose ABC transporter substrate-binding protein — encoded protein: MHKPTALLALALSLSSAQAAKLTVWTHFNGPELAWLKDVAGKYSAQEQQDAVEIINVPFGDIKQKLILGAPRGEGADLVLSLPHDQLGEMAAAGVLEPMDRYVGARGDINRTALSAMTYQGKLFGLPMFAEAVAVVYNKKLIQKVPSDWAGFLAAATRLTDEKKGTYGYLANLGDVYAQYGVISAYGGYVFKNNGGTLDVRDLGVGNAGVAKAMGFLNDLRYKYKLVPEGVDGGGAKSAFVDGRLAMLLTGPWDMGDIKKAGIDYGIAAFPTPPGATGKWSPFVGVQGVLMNSYSKNKAAAARFARFIISPDSQVAFNRAGGRIPISAAAVAQLRNDVVVSGFSKNIAAGVPMPNVPQMGAVWGPWTSAIVLSTGKPSPDYLSILSGATQEIKANIK
- a CDS encoding carbohydrate kinase family protein, translating into MSAETPVPHIIVAGNVNVDLILGPQTPWPTPGTEAVVPHHDLRPGGAAGNTALALQALGAPSTLVASRGSGPLGDWLQAAFSGIPARWTRSERPTAISVGLTHPDGERTFFTHLGHLEDDGAGPVLGEIALAPAGSLLLLVGTFLSPELRRAQAGILAAAHAHGLRTALDPGWPPEGWTPAVRAEVAGWLPACDHLLVNAAEAQGLSGRTGDEAADWLRGQLPLTATLVIKRGPDGAVAWRETEHGQVSAPPVRVVDTIGAGDTFNAAYLWSVLQGRTLEACLERGVQAASAAVSSSPRRYGSPRQVQSSTAATMTPSNP
- a CDS encoding SIS domain-containing protein, which codes for MTDTAPPTGTAPPTDPAPSTGLSLILGEMARQRGDALGSLADPQVQARARDLAHAARDSGRLLLLGMGASHFVNRMAEPEYRRLGLDATAMPLSEALYTPLPPGPRAALIASQSGASGEVGRYLQTPAQDERRFGLTLDPHSPLAQALPCLIGPGGAERGFAATRSLVLSVALHAAVLEALGQESGSVRAALESPDTLDLTPALDTLRSADTLVFVGRAELTGLAEVCALHAAELARVPALGFEGGQFRHGPIELLRPGLGVVLLRTGGPSADLTDTLARQCVEAGLRPVVLDCAGGEAVPGTVWLALAPGRGLAAVLNAVFPLQRLLLDFASDRVRQVGKPRHARKVTLER